The following are encoded together in the bacterium genome:
- a CDS encoding glycosyltransferase family 4 protein, translating into MKIAQVAPLAESVPPRFYGGTERVVSGLTEELVRRGHDVVLFASGDSETSAELVACCPEGLRLNPHMRNHVAYTMIELGKVSARARDFDIIHNHLDYLAMPTARQIRTPMVTTLHGRLDLAELQDVYAEFSDQYLVSISNAQRRPIRHARWAATVYNGIDLRHFTLRQGSGGYLAFLGRISPEKGVDRAIKIAQAVDMPLRIAAKVDPVDDEYFKAKIKPMLCDPRVEYIGEIDEMQKDEFLGNAFAYLFPIDWPEPFGMTMIEAMACGTPVIAMNLGSVPEVVVHGQTGFVCRSQAEMIDAVQRIDNLSRAACRTHVENHFSARRMAEMYETAYRTVVADKLGHAGRGARRSSHAAVGDVARGLAGIRHGAPLARRTDTVTDLV; encoded by the coding sequence ATGAAGATTGCTCAGGTTGCCCCACTTGCTGAAAGTGTGCCGCCGCGGTTCTATGGCGGCACTGAGCGTGTCGTCTCCGGCCTAACGGAGGAGCTCGTACGGCGAGGCCATGACGTCGTGCTCTTTGCGAGCGGGGATTCAGAGACATCTGCGGAGCTGGTGGCATGCTGTCCGGAGGGCCTGCGGCTGAACCCCCACATGCGGAATCACGTCGCATATACGATGATCGAGTTGGGAAAGGTCAGCGCGCGGGCACGGGACTTTGACATCATTCACAATCATCTTGATTACCTCGCCATGCCGACGGCCCGCCAGATCCGGACGCCGATGGTCACAACGCTCCACGGGCGCCTCGATCTCGCGGAGCTCCAGGACGTGTACGCGGAGTTTTCCGACCAGTACCTCGTGTCGATCAGTAACGCTCAGCGACGCCCCATTCGCCATGCTCGGTGGGCGGCGACCGTCTATAACGGGATCGACCTGAGACACTTCACGTTACGGCAGGGCTCAGGCGGCTACCTTGCTTTCTTAGGACGGATTTCGCCGGAGAAGGGTGTCGACCGGGCGATCAAAATTGCCCAGGCCGTGGATATGCCGCTTCGGATCGCCGCAAAAGTCGACCCGGTCGACGACGAGTACTTCAAGGCGAAGATCAAACCGATGCTATGCGATCCCCGGGTGGAATATATCGGCGAAATCGACGAAATGCAAAAGGACGAGTTTCTGGGCAACGCGTTTGCCTATCTCTTCCCGATCGACTGGCCGGAGCCGTTTGGGATGACGATGATCGAAGCGATGGCCTGCGGCACGCCGGTGATCGCCATGAACCTTGGGTCCGTGCCGGAGGTCGTGGTCCACGGTCAAACAGGATTTGTCTGTCGCTCGCAGGCAGAAATGATCGACGCGGTCCAGAGAATAGACAACCTCTCCCGGGCCGCCTGCCGGACCCATGTGGAGAACCACTTTTCTGCGCGCCGTATGGCCGAAATGTACGAAACCGCATACCGCACCGTCGTCGCAGATAAGCTAGGCCACGCGGGACGCGGCGCACGGAGGAGCAGCCACGCCGCTGTCGGCGACGTGGCTCGGGGCCTGGCCGGAATCCGGCACGGCGCCCCACTGGCGCGGCGTACGGATACCGTCACAGACTTAGTTTAG
- a CDS encoding STAS domain-containing protein: MSTSSPDLHVGGLEWVSERTNEAMVVRPVGEVNAAAIPVLWSNLRALREDHLNVIVDLKAIPRVDPDGMRALLDMHQLFIQCGQRLVFAAPSPVVRALLEAEGHEQAMPIFVSVAAALATFRSPARAVS; this comes from the coding sequence ATGTCCACATCATCTCCGGACCTGCATGTCGGCGGCCTCGAGTGGGTGAGCGAACGGACCAACGAAGCCATGGTGGTTCGTCCCGTCGGAGAGGTCAACGCGGCCGCCATTCCCGTCCTGTGGTCCAATCTGAGGGCACTGCGTGAGGACCACCTCAACGTCATCGTCGACCTGAAGGCGATCCCGCGCGTCGATCCTGATGGGATGCGTGCGTTGCTGGATATGCATCAGCTGTTCATTCAGTGCGGACAGCGGCTCGTGTTCGCGGCGCCGAGTCCCGTCGTGCGCGCGCTTCTCGAAGCCGAGGGGCACGAGCAGGCGATGCCCATCTTCGTCTCCGTTGCCGCGGCGCTCGCGACGTTTCGCTCGCCCGCTCGCGCCGTCTCCTGA
- a CDS encoding glycogen debranching N-terminal domain-containing protein — translation MLTGIKVGPDVITINRGQTFMVSALDGVVKGTAEQGLFTHDVRFLSHYRYKINGRKWSLVTSSPLSHSAARFEFANPALLSASGPIPKHVVGLSVERAVSGGVHEDLDLVNYQRVPVELTLEIELGTDFADLFEVRGHHPRIRRTISTEWDAEHQRLHAVYVRDGYRAGFTYQLERQSTPGRWQGSRLQFDFILQPEEIWHLCAHLIPEVDGIAFAPPDRCYEAGENGTEFETRWRAAVTHVRSSDDTMTRTVRQAAEDLVSLLMESDGPGTPSVIAAGAPYFVALFGRDSIIAGLQTLSMDRSFSLGALEKLAAYQATQVDDFRDADPGKILHELRVGELARFRQIPHTPYYGSADATLLYPILLHETYAWTGDRALLDAYLPAAERCLDWMDRYGDRDGDGFQEYRTRSPRGIKHQGWKDSGDGIVYDDGRPVEPPIALCELQGYVYDAKQRMAALFASVGQESRAARLRAESDVLFERFNEAFWMEDEGTYAFGLDADKRRIASVVSNAGHCLWSGIVPPARAGRVVSRLLSDDMWSGWGIRTLSASHPAFNPFAYQRGAVWPHDNALIAAGCKRYGYGAAVSQIARGIFDAAGLFQGYRLPELMSGHQRKALGFPVQYLGVNIPQAWASGSAFLLLQAILGLRGDAAQECLYLAPDLPPWLTSIEVEHLEVGQARISFRCWREGKVHRFEIRHLEGPLTVVPRSDVVQHR, via the coding sequence GTGCTCACCGGGATCAAGGTCGGTCCGGATGTCATCACCATCAACCGGGGACAGACCTTCATGGTCAGCGCGCTGGACGGGGTCGTCAAAGGGACCGCGGAACAGGGGTTGTTCACCCACGATGTCCGGTTTCTTTCGCACTACCGCTACAAGATCAACGGGCGGAAATGGTCCCTAGTGACCTCGTCTCCTTTATCGCACTCTGCTGCGCGGTTCGAATTCGCCAATCCCGCGCTGCTGAGCGCGTCCGGGCCGATCCCGAAACACGTGGTGGGGCTTTCTGTCGAGCGGGCCGTCTCCGGCGGGGTCCATGAAGACCTGGACCTAGTCAATTACCAGCGCGTCCCGGTAGAGCTCACGCTGGAGATCGAGCTCGGGACCGACTTTGCCGATCTGTTTGAGGTGCGGGGGCATCATCCCAGAATTCGGCGTACGATTTCGACGGAGTGGGACGCCGAGCATCAGCGCCTGCACGCGGTATACGTGCGGGACGGCTACCGGGCCGGATTTACCTATCAGCTCGAACGACAGTCCACCCCGGGCCGGTGGCAGGGATCCAGACTGCAATTCGACTTTATCCTCCAGCCCGAGGAAATTTGGCACCTCTGCGCCCACCTGATACCCGAAGTCGATGGAATCGCCTTCGCCCCGCCGGACCGGTGTTATGAGGCGGGAGAAAACGGCACAGAGTTTGAGACACGCTGGCGCGCAGCCGTCACACATGTACGCTCCAGTGACGATACGATGACACGCACGGTGCGCCAGGCGGCTGAGGACCTCGTCTCCCTATTGATGGAAAGCGACGGCCCGGGAACGCCCAGCGTCATCGCGGCCGGCGCGCCGTACTTCGTGGCGCTGTTTGGCCGAGACAGCATCATCGCCGGGCTGCAGACGCTCAGCATGGACCGATCGTTCAGCCTCGGGGCCCTGGAGAAGCTGGCGGCGTACCAGGCGACGCAGGTCGATGACTTTCGTGACGCCGACCCCGGCAAGATTCTGCACGAGTTGAGGGTCGGCGAACTGGCCCGGTTCCGGCAGATCCCGCACACACCCTATTACGGGAGCGCGGACGCCACGCTGCTCTACCCCATTCTGCTCCACGAAACCTACGCGTGGACCGGCGACCGCGCGCTGCTGGACGCGTACTTGCCCGCGGCAGAGCGCTGTCTAGACTGGATGGACCGCTACGGGGACCGAGACGGCGACGGCTTTCAAGAATACCGGACACGCTCCCCCCGTGGCATCAAGCACCAAGGATGGAAGGATTCTGGCGATGGGATCGTCTACGACGACGGGCGCCCTGTGGAACCGCCCATCGCGCTCTGCGAACTTCAAGGCTATGTCTACGACGCGAAGCAGCGGATGGCGGCCCTATTTGCGTCCGTGGGGCAGGAGTCGCGCGCCGCGCGTCTGCGCGCCGAATCCGATGTCCTTTTCGAACGGTTCAACGAGGCCTTTTGGATGGAGGACGAAGGAACGTACGCGTTTGGCCTCGACGCCGACAAGCGGCGCATCGCGAGTGTCGTCAGCAATGCCGGCCACTGCCTCTGGTCGGGAATCGTCCCCCCGGCCCGAGCGGGCCGCGTGGTGAGCCGGCTGCTGTCTGACGACATGTGGAGCGGCTGGGGCATCCGAACGCTCAGTGCCTCCCATCCGGCGTTCAACCCGTTCGCTTATCAGCGAGGCGCCGTGTGGCCGCACGACAATGCCCTCATCGCCGCCGGCTGCAAACGCTACGGGTACGGCGCCGCGGTGAGCCAGATTGCACGCGGCATTTTCGACGCCGCCGGTCTGTTCCAAGGCTACCGGCTGCCGGAGCTCATGTCGGGGCACCAGCGAAAAGCGCTTGGGTTCCCCGTCCAGTACCTAGGCGTCAACATTCCCCAGGCGTGGGCGTCCGGAAGCGCGTTCCTCCTGTTACAGGCCATCCTCGGCCTTCGCGGCGACGCCGCCCAAGAGTGTCTCTACCTTGCGCCCGATCTGCCGCCTTGGCTGACCTCGATTGAAGTCGAACACCTTGAGGTAGGACAGGCCCGGATCTCATTTCGCTGCTGGCGGGAAGGGAAGGTGCACCGGTTCGAGATCCGCCACCTGGAGGGGCCGTTGACTGTGGTGCCCCGCAGCGACGTCGTCCAGCACAGGTGA